In one window of Legionella fallonii LLAP-10 DNA:
- the arsB gene encoding ACR3 family arsenite efflux transporter, whose translation MGKVKQLGFFDRYLYLWGIICIVSGIIIGKIVPVSVVLMLSSLEIAHVNLPVGILIWIMIIPMLLQIDLKEIQQVRKFWRGSLITLGVNWLVKPFSMAFLGWFFLKHLFSFWLPASEIEHYFAGLVLLAAAPGTAMVFIWSYLCEGEPHFTLTQVALNDFIMIFAYAPIVGLLLGITGLTVPWSTLFISLIVYILIPFLLAQIFRYWIINQSTLDIEHVIKKIHPISLIALLVMLLLLFGFQGYQIYQKPFIVLLIAIPLLIQIYFNSILAYGLNKVSGEQHCIAGPSALISGSNFFELAVATAITLFGFKSGAALATVVGVLIEVPVMLSIVKLVNHSRKWYGS comes from the coding sequence ATGGGGAAAGTAAAACAGTTAGGCTTTTTTGATCGATATCTCTATCTATGGGGCATTATTTGCATTGTGTCGGGGATTATAATTGGGAAAATTGTACCCGTATCAGTTGTTTTGATGCTCAGTAGTCTGGAAATCGCGCACGTCAATCTACCCGTCGGTATTTTAATTTGGATCATGATTATTCCCATGCTGCTCCAAATTGATCTCAAAGAAATTCAACAAGTACGAAAATTTTGGCGGGGCAGTCTAATTACCCTTGGTGTCAATTGGCTGGTAAAGCCATTTTCAATGGCATTTTTGGGATGGTTTTTTCTCAAACACTTGTTTTCATTTTGGTTACCGGCTTCAGAAATAGAGCATTATTTTGCTGGATTGGTGTTACTTGCTGCAGCCCCAGGAACAGCGATGGTTTTCATCTGGAGTTATTTATGCGAAGGAGAGCCCCATTTTACCTTAACACAAGTTGCTCTTAATGATTTTATTATGATCTTTGCTTATGCTCCGATCGTGGGGTTATTATTGGGAATAACAGGATTAACTGTTCCCTGGAGTACGCTATTCATTTCCTTAATCGTTTATATATTAATTCCTTTTCTACTAGCACAAATTTTTAGATATTGGATTATTAACCAGAGTACTCTTGATATTGAGCATGTTATTAAGAAAATCCATCCCATTTCACTAATTGCTTTACTCGTCATGCTACTTTTACTTTTTGGTTTTCAAGGGTATCAAATTTATCAGAAACCTTTTATCGTATTGTTAATCGCAATTCCTCTACTGATTCAAATATATTTTAATTCAATATTGGCTTATGGCTTAAATAAAGTATCGGGTGAGCAACATTGCATAGCAGGCCCATCTGCTTTAATTAGTGGCAGTAATTTTTTTGAATTGGCAGTTGCTACAGCCATTACTTTGTTTGGTTTTAAATCAGGTGCGGCCTTGGCGACTGTTGTTGGTGTATTGATAGAGGTTCCTGTGATGTTGTCGATTGTAAAATTAGTCAATCACTCCAGGAAATGGTATGGATCTTAA
- a CDS encoding thymidine phosphorylase family protein gives MSKKHSTLSLKYLGINTYKEPIIYMREDCHICKSEGFNVQARVRVTLNQYSIIATLNTIETDLLRHNEASLSDYAWDLLSAKNGDEISVTHPQPLDSLSYIRSKVYGHELKTEETKQIINDLISGQLSDINIAMFIAASSGDRLSKKEILDLTAAMVDSGQRLTWPSSLVVDKHCVGGLPGNRTTPIVVSIVAAFGLMIPKTSSRAITSPAGTADTMEVFTSVNLDLSDMRKVVETENGCLVWGGSISLSPADDLLIRIERTADLDSEGQMVASILSKKIAAGVTHLVIDMPIGTTAKVRSIAHAEILKSSLQTVAQKFGIETKIIFTDGSQPIGRGIGPALEALDVLAVLTRDKQAPQNLRERALILAGQVIEFSPGVLPGQGINIATHILDSGKALAKFQAICMAQGGLRDIPHAPFTHTIESAVSGTIINMDNRHIARVAKLAGAPKAKSAGVELLVTLNTVVRKSQPLFKIAAETKGQLHYALDFLQQGHDIFQIEVSSG, from the coding sequence ATGAGCAAGAAGCATTCAACCTTAAGTCTTAAATATTTAGGTATCAATACTTATAAAGAACCCATTATTTATATGCGGGAAGATTGCCATATTTGTAAATCAGAGGGCTTCAATGTTCAAGCACGTGTGAGAGTCACTCTAAACCAATATTCCATTATTGCAACGCTCAATACGATTGAAACTGATTTATTACGACATAATGAAGCAAGCTTGTCAGATTACGCCTGGGATTTATTATCGGCAAAAAATGGAGATGAAATTTCAGTCACTCATCCACAGCCGCTTGACTCGTTGAGTTACATTCGCTCTAAAGTCTATGGTCATGAACTGAAAACTGAGGAAACGAAACAGATTATTAATGATCTTATCTCCGGCCAGCTCTCAGATATTAATATTGCTATGTTTATTGCCGCAAGTAGTGGGGATAGATTATCAAAAAAAGAAATTCTCGATCTAACGGCGGCCATGGTTGATTCGGGGCAGCGTTTAACCTGGCCTTCATCTCTTGTTGTTGATAAACATTGTGTTGGTGGTTTGCCTGGAAATCGGACGACGCCAATCGTTGTTTCTATTGTTGCCGCTTTTGGCTTGATGATTCCTAAGACATCCTCCAGAGCAATTACATCTCCCGCGGGTACAGCGGACACTATGGAGGTCTTTACCTCTGTTAATCTGGATCTTTCAGACATGCGTAAGGTAGTTGAGACAGAAAATGGGTGCCTTGTATGGGGTGGCTCTATATCATTAAGCCCCGCAGATGATTTACTTATCAGGATTGAGCGAACGGCAGATTTAGATAGTGAAGGGCAAATGGTCGCTTCAATTTTATCTAAAAAAATTGCTGCAGGCGTCACTCATCTTGTTATTGATATGCCTATTGGCACCACGGCTAAAGTCAGATCAATTGCTCATGCTGAGATACTTAAAAGCTCTTTGCAGACTGTCGCACAGAAGTTTGGTATTGAAACAAAAATTATTTTCACTGACGGTTCACAACCCATTGGTCGAGGTATAGGGCCAGCTTTGGAGGCTCTTGATGTATTGGCGGTATTGACGCGCGATAAGCAAGCACCGCAAAATTTAAGGGAGCGTGCATTAATACTTGCAGGTCAGGTTATAGAGTTTTCTCCTGGAGTGCTCCCTGGGCAAGGAATAAACATCGCGACTCATATTCTGGATAGTGGTAAAGCACTTGCAAAATTCCAAGCCATTTGTATGGCCCAAGGGGGACTGCGTGATATTCCCCACGCCCCTTTTACTCATACTATAGAATCTGCGGTATCAGGCACTATTATTAACATGGATAACCGCCATATTGCTCGTGTTGCTAAATTAGCTGGCGCTCCAAAGGCAAAATCAGCGGGTGTTGAGTTGTTAGTCACTTTAAATACTGTAGTTAGGAAATCCCAACCTTTATTTAAAATAGCTGCTGAAACTAAAGGACAACTTCATTATGCGCTTGATTTTCTGCAACAAGGCCATGATATTTTCCAGATTGAAGTCAGTTCGGGATAA
- a CDS encoding ribose-phosphate pyrophosphokinase — translation MKQPPIIFPLAHDGLAKMIQKKCQYELGKITQHQFPDEETVIQIDSNVKGRDLIFITSLDRPNIKLAPLLFAAETARSLGAEKITLIAPYLAYMRQDKVFEPGQGITSKYFAQLISRYFDGLITIDPHLHRWHTLSAIYDIPTTVLHATDNIAQWIHRHIQKPILIGPDAESMQWVEEIARKAKATFLILEKIRKGDESVEVSIPNIEKHQHCIPVLIDDIISTGMTMIETVEHIKSLNILPPICIGVHAVFAGDAYQKLLVSGVEKVITCNTIQHGSNGIDISSNIINFLGIWK, via the coding sequence ATGAAACAACCACCCATTATTTTTCCTCTTGCCCATGATGGTTTGGCCAAAATGATTCAAAAAAAATGTCAGTACGAACTGGGAAAAATAACGCAACATCAATTCCCTGATGAAGAAACGGTGATTCAAATTGATTCCAATGTTAAGGGACGCGACCTTATATTTATTACTAGTTTAGATAGGCCGAATATAAAATTAGCTCCCCTTCTGTTTGCTGCAGAAACGGCACGATCATTAGGTGCTGAAAAAATAACATTGATTGCCCCTTATCTAGCTTACATGCGTCAAGATAAAGTATTTGAACCAGGCCAAGGCATAACCTCAAAATATTTCGCGCAACTCATTTCACGCTATTTTGATGGATTAATTACTATAGATCCTCATCTTCATCGATGGCATACATTAAGTGCTATTTATGACATCCCAACCACTGTCTTACATGCGACTGATAATATTGCCCAGTGGATACACCGGCATATTCAAAAGCCAATACTGATTGGGCCTGATGCTGAGAGCATGCAATGGGTTGAGGAGATTGCCAGGAAAGCCAAAGCCACTTTTCTTATTTTAGAAAAAATCCGTAAGGGAGATGAGTCCGTTGAGGTCTCCATCCCGAATATTGAAAAGCACCAACACTGCATACCCGTATTGATTGATGATATTATCTCTACCGGGATGACCATGATAGAAACAGTGGAGCATATAAAGTCACTTAATATACTCCCACCCATTTGTATTGGTGTTCATGCTGTTTTTGCCGGAGATGCTTATCAAAAACTATTGGTTTCTGGCGTTGAAAAAGTCATCACATGCAATACCATTCAACATGGCTCTAATGGCATAGACATCAGTTCTAATATTATAAATTTCTTAGGGATCTGGAAATGA
- a CDS encoding bestrophin-like domain — protein MLREFIDHIPFWWMEFTCISVLILTTCGAAFISSRFFSVPNEKEYIARSNSVIAILSGGFSVLLAFIIITTWNYLLKAQDNAAQEANSLAIMMSNIKVFPESPQMKLTQAIRNYTVTVRTNEWESMQHGKESPYTVQAIKELYDAMQSFTPVTKMEQLYYSQALINLNAIRKFRRDRINQLDAVIPGQISAALIIGSIMLTLTLGLMRGNSKISDLIPIIIFAMVLGFNLAIALSFDFPFSGEISVKNKFFYNGILGTFKD, from the coding sequence ATGCTTCGAGAATTCATTGATCATATTCCATTTTGGTGGATGGAGTTTACCTGTATTAGTGTACTCATATTGACCACCTGCGGTGCAGCCTTTATTTCTTCTCGTTTTTTTTCGGTGCCTAACGAGAAAGAGTATATTGCTCGCTCCAATTCAGTGATTGCAATCCTAAGTGGAGGATTCTCTGTCTTATTGGCTTTTATTATTATCACTACCTGGAATTACTTGCTAAAAGCGCAAGATAATGCCGCGCAAGAAGCTAATTCGCTAGCAATCATGATGAGCAATATTAAAGTGTTTCCTGAGAGCCCTCAAATGAAACTCACACAGGCCATCCGTAATTATACAGTGACTGTAAGGACTAATGAGTGGGAGAGCATGCAACATGGCAAAGAAAGTCCATATACTGTCCAAGCTATAAAAGAATTATATGACGCCATGCAATCCTTTACGCCGGTCACTAAAATGGAACAATTGTATTATTCACAAGCACTAATCAATCTTAATGCCATTCGAAAATTTCGACGAGATCGAATTAATCAATTAGATGCCGTCATCCCAGGACAAATAAGCGCCGCTCTAATTATTGGATCGATTATGTTGACACTAACATTAGGTTTAATGCGCGGCAATTCGAAGATTAGCGATCTCATACCCATTATCATTTTTGCAATGGTACTTGGATTTAATTTAGCCATTGCCTTAAGCTTTGACTTCCCATTCTCAGGGGAGATTTCGGTTAAGAACAAATTTTTTTACAATGGGATTTTAGGTACTTTTAAGGATTAA
- a CDS encoding ATP-binding cassette domain-containing protein codes for MGEQAELCQQAIDTIFTEHYQTATPSAPSLNITNGGIIIDQVSFGFKSDNIVIKDLNVHISGGSKVDLVGYSGAGKSTVIVIAHRLSTILSMDNILVMDNGKIIETGNHKQLIDEGGFYKTLWDAQSGHSFI; via the coding sequence GTGGGTGAACAGGCGGAGTTATGTCAACAAGCTATAGATACAATTTTTACCGAGCATTACCAAACAGCAACTCCATCAGCCCCCTCCCTTAATATTACTAATGGAGGAATTATCATTGACCAAGTTAGTTTTGGATTTAAATCAGATAATATTGTTATTAAAGACTTAAACGTCCATATATCAGGGGGCTCTAAGGTCGATTTGGTAGGATATAGTGGAGCCGGAAAGAGTACTGTTATTGTGATTGCCCATAGACTATCAACGATTTTATCTATGGATAATATTCTAGTTATGGATAACGGCAAAATTATTGAAACGGGAAATCATAAACAATTAATCGATGAGGGGGGCTTTTATAAAACATTATGGGACGCTCAAAGCGGACATAGTTTTATTTAA
- a CDS encoding DUF2061 domain-containing protein: MRETHLRSLMKAFSWRLSGSLVTMFIVYIITGKINFALYIGFFEFIFKIVFFYLHERIWGLIHFGTQDYKSKNLN; encoded by the coding sequence GTGAGGGAAACGCATTTACGCAGTTTGATGAAGGCCTTTAGTTGGCGTTTGAGCGGTAGCTTGGTGACTATGTTTATTGTTTATATCATCACCGGTAAAATTAACTTTGCTTTATACATAGGATTTTTCGAGTTTATTTTCAAAATAGTGTTCTTTTATTTGCATGAAAGGATTTGGGGATTAATTCATTTCGGTACACAAGACTATAAATCTAAAAATCTTAATTGA
- a CDS encoding heavy metal translocating P-type ATPase translates to MIISLISLKSKWQLYIALLALIAIGIYLVMLAFSIPTPNIPLLFVIVIGGIPVFLQILFKLFKGNLGADSLAAIALVTGVILQQYLAATLIILMIASGQTLEYYAMRKASFVLRSLAARIPSMAHRKINGHIEDIPLLDIKIDDLIVIYPHEACPADGIVIEGHGSMDESYLTGEPYQISKTPGTFVLSGAINGESLLIIKTTKLTSDSRYSAIVKVLEEAEQKRPSIRRLGDQIGAVFAPIALVFAIAAWYFTGDTIRFLSVLVIATPCPLLIAIPITIISAISRAARQAIVIKDPTVLEQLPTCKTAIFDKTGTLTYGKPALTEINVAPNYTREMVLQYVASLERYSKHPLSSAVLNAAQKENITLLESSNISEKPGQGLHGIIGKHKILITSRKKFLEVAPKSIALLPPIAPGLECIVLFDNQYAASLHFHDAPRIESKSFLGHLAPSHQFKKIMLVSGDRESEVAYLANLLNIKEIRASQSPEQKLAIVREETKKAPTVFMGDGINDAPALTAATVGIAFGQYSNVTAEAAGAVIMENTLSKVDELIHLSLNTRKIASQSAIGGMLLSIIGMGFAAGGFINPVTGAIIQELIDILAIANALRLALGSRIKIDLPEFSK, encoded by the coding sequence ATGATCATATCTTTAATCTCATTAAAGTCAAAGTGGCAATTATATATTGCACTATTAGCATTAATTGCAATTGGCATATATCTTGTAATGCTTGCTTTCTCTATTCCAACGCCGAATATTCCCTTACTGTTTGTTATAGTAATCGGCGGCATCCCTGTATTTCTACAAATATTATTTAAATTATTTAAAGGAAATTTAGGGGCTGATTCATTGGCGGCGATCGCATTAGTAACAGGTGTTATTTTACAGCAATATCTAGCCGCAACATTAATCATTCTTATGATTGCCAGTGGGCAAACCTTAGAATATTACGCTATGCGGAAAGCATCTTTTGTTTTGCGCTCTCTTGCAGCGCGAATACCGTCAATGGCTCACCGAAAAATAAACGGTCACATTGAAGATATTCCATTATTAGACATTAAGATAGATGATTTAATTGTTATTTATCCACATGAAGCTTGTCCTGCTGATGGTATTGTTATTGAAGGACATGGATCTATGGATGAATCCTATTTGACAGGAGAGCCCTATCAGATCTCCAAAACACCAGGGACATTCGTCTTATCAGGCGCTATTAATGGAGAATCTTTATTAATTATAAAAACAACCAAACTTACATCAGATTCACGCTATTCTGCAATTGTAAAAGTATTAGAGGAAGCAGAACAAAAACGTCCCTCGATCAGAAGACTAGGGGATCAAATTGGAGCAGTTTTTGCGCCTATAGCTCTTGTTTTTGCAATCGCGGCTTGGTATTTCACAGGAGATACAATACGTTTTCTTTCTGTTCTAGTAATAGCAACACCATGCCCTTTATTAATAGCCATTCCTATTACTATTATTAGTGCTATTTCAAGAGCTGCAAGACAAGCTATCGTTATCAAAGATCCGACGGTTCTTGAACAATTACCGACCTGCAAAACCGCCATTTTTGACAAGACAGGCACACTTACCTACGGTAAGCCTGCTTTAACAGAAATTAACGTGGCCCCAAATTATACGAGAGAAATGGTTTTACAATATGTGGCAAGCCTAGAACGATATTCAAAACATCCTCTTTCAAGTGCTGTTTTAAATGCTGCTCAAAAAGAAAATATAACGCTTCTTGAATCATCAAATATATCTGAAAAACCCGGACAAGGGTTGCATGGAATTATTGGTAAACATAAAATTCTAATTACAAGCCGAAAAAAATTTTTAGAAGTAGCTCCTAAAAGTATTGCTTTATTACCACCCATAGCACCAGGGCTAGAATGCATTGTCTTGTTTGATAATCAATATGCTGCTTCGTTACATTTTCATGATGCTCCACGCATTGAAAGTAAATCATTTTTAGGCCATTTAGCCCCCTCACATCAATTTAAAAAAATAATGCTGGTTTCGGGAGACCGTGAGTCAGAAGTTGCCTATTTAGCTAATTTGTTAAATATAAAAGAAATTCGTGCATCGCAAAGTCCAGAACAAAAACTGGCTATAGTTCGAGAGGAAACAAAAAAGGCGCCAACTGTTTTTATGGGTGACGGTATTAATGATGCCCCTGCATTGACAGCAGCAACAGTTGGCATTGCCTTTGGTCAATACAGTAATGTAACAGCTGAAGCGGCGGGGGCCGTTATTATGGAAAACACATTAAGCAAGGTTGATGAATTAATCCATCTTAGCTTAAATACTCGAAAAATTGCCTCACAAAGCGCCATTGGAGGTATGTTGCTTAGTATCATTGGGATGGGGTTTGCAGCAGGAGGATTTATCAATCCAGTTACTGGTGCAATAATTCAAGAGTTAATTGACATTCTTGCGATTGCTAATGCCTTAAGACTGGCTTTAGGTTCTCGAATTAAAATTGATTTACCAGAGTTTTCTAAATGA
- a CDS encoding MBL fold metallo-hydrolase RNA specificity domain-containing protein produces MQITFLGATETVTGSKYLLSFDNNKNILLDCGLFQGEKELRLRNWSSLPFAPKILNAVILTHAHIDHTGYLPLLVKNGFKGPIFCTQGTKDLCDILLPDSAHLQEEDAKHANRHHYSKHNPALPLYTTKDAIKALKLFRPQPYNSVVELIKGISFQFIPAGHIIGASLVRIQSGGKSILFTGDLGRMNDPVMRAPTPMKQTDYLVTESTYGDRLHEKDHPKNILKNIIEQTYQRGGSVIIPAFAVGRTQAILYYLSELKKENSLPDIPIFLDSPMAINATDILSKHIEDLRLTRMECDELCKIATYVRSAEESILIDSKKDPKIIISASGMASGGRILFHLRAYAPDARNTILFTGFQAKGTRGADMLNGIKQIKIHGDLIPVRAQIEAIRSTSAHADYAEILQWLKHFDTPPIKTFVTHGELEAALSLKTKIETELSWNCMVPLYKQTEQLI; encoded by the coding sequence ATGCAGATTACTTTTTTAGGCGCAACGGAAACGGTTACAGGCTCAAAATATTTATTATCTTTTGATAACAATAAAAATATTTTGCTTGATTGTGGTCTTTTTCAAGGAGAGAAAGAATTGCGTTTACGCAATTGGAGTTCTCTTCCTTTCGCTCCCAAAATACTAAATGCGGTTATCCTCACGCATGCTCATATTGACCACACCGGTTATTTACCCTTATTAGTAAAAAATGGGTTTAAAGGACCTATCTTTTGCACTCAAGGAACTAAGGACTTGTGTGACATATTGTTACCTGATAGCGCGCACTTACAAGAAGAAGATGCAAAACATGCGAATAGGCATCATTATTCCAAGCATAATCCAGCTCTTCCTCTTTATACGACAAAAGATGCGATAAAGGCATTAAAATTATTTCGTCCGCAGCCTTATAATTCTGTAGTAGAACTGATTAAAGGGATTAGTTTTCAATTTATCCCTGCAGGCCATATTATTGGCGCTTCATTGGTCAGGATTCAATCTGGAGGCAAATCCATTCTATTCACTGGTGATTTAGGGCGAATGAATGATCCGGTAATGCGGGCGCCAACGCCGATGAAGCAAACAGATTACCTTGTCACTGAATCAACTTATGGCGATCGTCTCCATGAGAAAGATCATCCCAAAAATATACTAAAAAATATTATTGAGCAAACCTACCAACGAGGTGGATCTGTCATTATTCCTGCCTTTGCCGTTGGACGTACACAGGCCATTTTGTATTACCTATCGGAGTTAAAAAAGGAAAACTCACTACCTGATATCCCTATATTTTTAGATAGCCCAATGGCGATTAATGCCACCGATATTTTGTCGAAACATATTGAAGATCTGCGCTTGACTCGAATGGAATGCGATGAATTATGTAAGATTGCTACCTATGTCCGCTCTGCTGAAGAGTCGATACTGATTGATAGTAAAAAAGATCCCAAGATCATTATTTCCGCCAGCGGTATGGCAAGTGGTGGCCGTATTTTATTTCACTTAAGAGCTTATGCTCCTGATGCAAGAAACACGATTTTATTTACCGGGTTTCAAGCTAAAGGTACCCGAGGGGCTGATATGCTCAATGGAATAAAGCAAATCAAAATTCACGGTGATTTAATCCCTGTTCGTGCTCAAATTGAAGCGATTCGCAGTACTTCAGCACATGCAGACTATGCAGAAATCCTTCAGTGGCTTAAACACTTTGATACTCCGCCTATAAAAACATTCGTAACCCATGGCGAGCTTGAGGCTGCTTTGTCTTTAAAAACTAAAATCGAAACTGAACTGAGTTGGAATTGTATGGTGCCTTTATATAAGCAAACAGAGCAATTAATATGA
- a CDS encoding phosphoketolase family protein — MNYAIEHIKKYVSAANYLSAAQIYLINNFLLKQKLDFNDIKPRLLGHWGTCPGINFIYAHLNVLIKKHKSSILFVLGPGHGYAALQANLFIEGTLKKYYPEATHDYSGVEYLIKNFSWPYGFPSHSNPGAPGVILEGGELGYSLATAYGAALDNPGTLIACVVGDGEAETGPTATAWHLNKFIDPTKNGVVLPILHLNGYKISGPTIFGRMTNKELKSLFYGYGYEPFIVEGGAIYEKMLITLETCYQNIDALRKNDKNIRFPMIILKTPKGWTGIKKLHGQKIEGNCLAHQVIVTNAKTDSRELKALEKWLCSYQFNTLFDEKTGFIEEITQLIPESSWCMGANQHTYGGPKLVKKLILPDIGSITEDASHPGTMGSSSMRFVGDYLAEVIKLNQKNRNFRLFSPDETYSNKLDKVFEATTRANMQPKKTWDKDISSDGRVIEVLSEHSLQGLMQGYVLTGRHAIFASYEAFIQIVSSMTDQYMKFLHVSHEFSWRGELPSLNYILTSSGWRQEHNGFSHQNPGFISNVLQKNGHYARAYFPPDANSTLLVLEKCLKSRNKVNVIVAGKTFEPRWLTPELAKIELEQGLMIWDFASDANPDIVLAGVGDYVSTEALAAIQLIKQETPAVKIRFVNIIELSAIGLGYSHSLTEEEFDAFFTRDKPVILNFHGYPAVLQQLLFNYGNTKRFYIHGYVENGSTTTPYDMHIRNRTSRWHLAQQVFSLMAQQGVIESKIAMRLNAKYKEKFLEHTRYIKQYGVDPDEIAKWQWSGE, encoded by the coding sequence ATGAACTATGCGATAGAGCATATAAAAAAATACGTAAGCGCTGCTAATTATCTTTCTGCTGCCCAGATTTATTTAATTAATAATTTTTTACTGAAACAAAAACTCGATTTCAATGATATAAAACCACGGCTTTTAGGACATTGGGGCACTTGTCCCGGGATTAATTTTATTTATGCCCACCTCAATGTTCTTATTAAAAAACACAAATCATCCATCCTTTTTGTGCTTGGTCCAGGTCATGGTTATGCAGCGCTACAAGCCAATCTTTTTATTGAGGGGACTCTAAAAAAATACTATCCAGAAGCAACACATGATTATTCAGGGGTTGAATACTTAATAAAAAATTTTAGTTGGCCTTATGGGTTTCCCAGTCATAGTAATCCCGGAGCACCTGGAGTTATTCTTGAGGGGGGTGAGTTAGGCTATTCATTGGCTACAGCTTATGGCGCAGCGCTTGATAATCCTGGAACTCTTATTGCCTGCGTTGTGGGGGATGGTGAAGCTGAAACAGGCCCTACTGCAACCGCCTGGCATTTAAATAAATTTATAGATCCAACTAAAAATGGGGTTGTTTTACCAATCCTGCATCTTAATGGATATAAAATTTCTGGCCCAACTATTTTTGGCAGAATGACCAATAAAGAATTGAAATCACTTTTCTATGGCTATGGTTATGAACCCTTTATTGTAGAAGGGGGAGCTATTTATGAAAAAATGCTAATAACGCTTGAGACATGTTATCAAAATATCGACGCCTTACGAAAAAATGACAAAAATATACGTTTTCCAATGATTATATTAAAAACACCTAAAGGCTGGACGGGAATAAAAAAATTGCATGGCCAGAAAATCGAAGGGAACTGTCTTGCTCACCAAGTGATAGTCACTAATGCAAAAACCGATAGTAGGGAGTTAAAAGCACTCGAGAAATGGTTGTGCTCTTATCAATTTAATACCTTATTTGATGAAAAAACGGGGTTTATAGAAGAGATTACCCAGCTGATACCCGAGAGTTCTTGGTGTATGGGGGCAAATCAACATACCTATGGTGGCCCTAAGCTGGTAAAAAAACTGATATTACCCGATATAGGCAGTATTACAGAGGATGCTAGCCATCCTGGCACTATGGGTTCAAGTAGTATGCGATTTGTTGGTGATTATCTCGCCGAAGTAATTAAATTAAATCAAAAAAATCGTAATTTTAGACTGTTTTCGCCAGATGAAACCTATTCCAATAAATTGGATAAGGTTTTCGAAGCGACCACTAGAGCCAACATGCAGCCTAAAAAAACTTGGGATAAAGACATCAGTAGTGATGGCCGTGTCATTGAAGTACTTAGTGAGCATTCATTGCAAGGTCTAATGCAAGGTTATGTGCTTACTGGTCGTCATGCTATTTTTGCATCCTATGAGGCGTTCATTCAGATTGTTTCCAGTATGACCGATCAATATATGAAGTTTTTGCATGTATCACATGAGTTTTCCTGGCGGGGAGAACTTCCTTCTCTTAATTATATTTTAACTTCTTCAGGATGGCGGCAAGAACATAATGGATTTTCGCATCAAAATCCTGGTTTTATTTCCAACGTACTACAAAAAAATGGCCATTATGCTCGTGCCTATTTTCCACCTGATGCCAACAGTACTTTATTGGTTCTCGAAAAATGCCTTAAATCACGTAATAAAGTGAATGTTATTGTGGCGGGGAAAACATTTGAGCCACGTTGGTTGACTCCAGAGCTGGCTAAAATTGAATTAGAGCAAGGTCTGATGATTTGGGATTTTGCTAGTGACGCGAATCCAGATATTGTCCTTGCAGGAGTTGGTGATTATGTCTCCACTGAAGCACTTGCGGCCATCCAATTAATTAAACAAGAAACACCTGCAGTAAAAATTCGTTTTGTTAATATTATTGAATTATCTGCCATAGGATTAGGATATTCCCACTCGCTAACAGAGGAAGAGTTTGATGCCTTCTTTACTAGAGACAAACCGGTTATTTTGAATTTTCATGGCTATCCTGCCGTGTTGCAACAGCTTCTTTTTAATTACGGTAATACAAAACGATTTTATATTCATGGTTATGTTGAAAACGGTTCGACAACCACGCCTTATGACATGCATATCCGTAATAGAACAAGTCGTTGGCACCTGGCTCAGCAAGTATTTTCGCTTATGGCGCAACAGGGTGTTATTGAGTCTAAAATAGCGATGAGATTAAATGCAAAATACAAGGAAAAGTTTCTGGAGCATACCCGCTATATCAAACAATATGGCGTTGATCCCGATGAGATAGCTAAATGGCAATGGTCGGGAGAATAA